A part of Salvelinus alpinus chromosome 23, SLU_Salpinus.1, whole genome shotgun sequence genomic DNA contains:
- the LOC139550862 gene encoding prostaglandin E2 receptor EP4 subtype-like — protein MVGRKCFLEVEAIKLFCFRFNLRIMNYSVNDNGSNISELLQPLCVTYNHSTFPPLRLESKSLVTSATMFAVGVLGNLIAIVVLSISKKEQKETTFYTLVVGMAITDLLGTCFTSPVVIATYIVQRWPGGELLCDLFSFSMLFFGSAGMSILCAMAVERYLAINYAYFYSQYIDRTMARFALIGIYLANIALCIMPSFGFGKNMRHFPGTWCFLDWRATDPLAASYSFLYGGFMLLLIAVTVLCNFAVCLSLVRMSQKTRIVRAKVSGHGGSLRGFLPSVTSLSAAEIQMFWLLIFMTIVFLVCSIPLVVRIFVNQLYGPAYICAGVKPDYRSDLMAIRFASFNPILDPWVYILCRKNLLFKGCERMKNTVGKVKAGPGPNLVFVGTSSQHSHLSFECTNETSYVSLCTTNYRNEFENQVTTKSKSFTDFTMRQAWDFDTARDNFHPFSVDQTAVLSFQAELAVVSKPAMMASMLGGSKALPGKCAPAGLHSHVSKVDIVTCTFSTPSSCHTEKCL, from the exons ATGGTGGGAAGGAAATGTTTCTTAGAAGTTGAAGCTATCAAGCTATTTTGTTTCCGTTTTAATTTAAGAATTATGAATTATTCCGTCAATGACAATGGCTCGAACATTTCAGAACTACTCCAACCGCTCTGTGTCACCTACAACCACAGCACTTTCCCACCTCTGCGACTGGAATCCAAATCCCTGGTCACTTCAGCCACTATGTTCGCCGTTGGAGTCCTGGGGAACCTCATTGCCATTGTTGTGTTGTCCATCTCAAAGAAAGAGCAGAAGGAGACCACTTTCTATACGCTGGTTGTTGGAATGGCTATCACGGACCTGTTAGGCACCTGTTTCACCAGCCCGGTGGTTATCGCCACCTACATAGTCCAGAGGTGGCCTGGTGGAGAACTACTGTGCGATTTATTCTCCTTCTCTATGCTCTTTTTCGGCTCGGCTGGAATGTCCATCCTGTGCGCCATGGCAGTTGAACGATACCTGGCCATAAACTACGCATACTTTTACTCTCAATACATTGACCGGACAATGGCTCGTTTCGCGCTCATTGGCATCTACCTGGCCAACATTGCGTTATGCATCATGCCCAGCTTTGGGTTCGGGAAGAACATGCGCCACTTTCCGGGCACTTGGTGTTTCTTGGACTGGAGGGCGACGGACCCCCTCGCCGCCTCGTATTCGTTTCTTTACGGTGGGTTCATGTTGCTGTTGATTGCGGTGACAGTTCTGTGCAACTTCGCAGTGTGTCTGTCACTTGTGAGGATGAGCCAGAAGACGCGGATAGTGAGAGCGAAGGTGTCCGGGCACGGTGGCTCACTGCGCGGGTTCCTGCCCTCTGTCACCAGCCTGTCCGCGGCTGAGATCCAAATGTTCTGGCTGCTAATATTTATGACCATCGTTTTCCTGGTGTGCTCCATTCCTTTAGTG GTGCGCATCTTTGTAAACCAGCTGTATGGTCCTGCCTACATCTGTGCTGGAGTGAAACCGGATTACCGGAGTGATCTGATGGCCATCCGCTTTGCCTCTTTCAACCCCATTCTGGACCCCTGGGTCTACATCCTCTGTCGGAAGAACCTGTTGTTTAAGGGCTGTGAGAGGATGAAGAATACAGTTGGAAAAGTCAAGGCGGGGCCCGGGCCTAATTTAGTCTTTGTTGGCACTAGCAGTCAACATTCACACCTGTCATTTGAATGCACTAACGAGACCAGTTATGTGTCATTATGCACAACCAACTACAGAAATGAATTCGAGAACCAGGTTACCACCAAAAGTAAATCGTTTACAGACTTTACCATGCGACAAGCCTGGGACTTTGACACAGCGCGGGATAACTTCCATCCGTTTAGTGTCGACCAAACTGCCGTGCTCAGCTTCCAGGCGGAACTTGCTGTGGTGTCCAAACCGGCCATGATGGCGTCAATGCTCGGAGGCAGTAAGGCGCTTCCGGGGAAGTGCGCTCCAGCAGGTCTCCATAGCCATGTCAGTAAAGTGGACATAGTCACCTGTACCTTCAGCACACCTAGCTCCTGTCATACGGAGAAGTGCCTCTGA